Genomic DNA from Brassica rapa cultivar Chiifu-401-42 chromosome A04, CAAS_Brap_v3.01, whole genome shotgun sequence:
CAAATCATTCAAACCGTAATCGTCGATGACAGACTTTGTGAAATCTTCAAGTTTAGTTTTCTCACCTAAATGAAGAACTCTACACCCTCTACTGTCGACGTTGAATACATATCGTTTTTTCATAATCCATTTACCGGAAACAATAATAACGGGATCCATTACCatatgagaaagatgaagaggatAGATAActgagatgatgaagaagaaaagaaaggctgtgtaatcattcaaaaataagatgaagaagacaaCTGAAAGGTCTCGTAACTCAGTTGTAAATTGGGCGACCGTTAGTGATGACATGTCAAATCCGAGTTGATGACATGGCAGATGACATGGAACATCGATTAATCAGCCGACAAACAAATCAGTAACTCAGTCAAAATAAGTCAGCCATCATGTTTACACTTTGTCAGCCGATACATGGAaacattctagtaattaatcttttgACGGTAAGTCAGCCGCAATAAGGATGAACAACCATATGTCAGCCGTATCGTTACGTAAATCAGCCATCAAACGAGaacattctagtaattaatctttcgCTCATACGTCAGCCGCAAAGCAGCTGAGTTTACTGTTTATCCATGCTTTAACGGCTGACTAATACAAACCCAGTCGTAACAGCATCCCATAACTCAGCCGTGGCTTCAATAACCCAGCCCATCCATGTTCCTTTACTCAGCTGAAAAAAAGTTTCTCAGCCGTTTCTTAACCACGACTCAGCCAAATTTTCCAGAAATCAAACCGCCGATGTATAAGTCAGCCGTCATTTGTATCATTAAGTCAGCCGTGATCACATAACTCAGCCGGATTTCTGTAAATCAGTTGTATCGGCAAGCTGACTTATAGTTTTAAGTCAGCCACTTTCACTTAAGTCAATCGTATGTATTAAGTCAGCCGTAACGTAAAGATAAATCGGCCGTAACTACGTATCTATCGCTTAACAGCTGACTTAATGAAAATACGGACGCGAATTCCTCCGTGGCGCCGGTTTTTTGCCTACGTGGCAGCGAAAAGTAATGGCATTCTCGTAAATACGTTTTTTCTCATAACGTAAAAAAATGGTACGCTTGGTATCGAAAATAttctagtaataaaaaaaagatctgtATCATTCTAGtcaatacaattaaaatatgtaacattCTAGTAAACTTCCCTAATATAAACGCATACGCCAAACATGAGCGCATAAATTACATTCAAACCATTAAAGCTTTAGCCTTGAGATTAAAAACTAATGATGTGTTCTTCTTTCATTCTTAAACCTATTATAATCAGCGAGCAAGCTCTCAATAACCTTATGCTTCATATTATCCACCAAACCATTTAAAACCTGCAGAAAGCaaataaaaacataagataatatataaatttggaATATAGTGTTTTGAGTTTGCAAATGCATTTATTTCTAACCGCATTGGCAACGTTTCTCCTAACATCCTCTGGTACAAGCATGAGAACCGTAGGAAGCACGAAGCTAATGTTCATCTCTAGTCGACCTTTGAGCCTTGTGTGCCTTCCGCCTCGGTCTGGGTACAATGCTCCTTGAACTCCAAGAGTGAAATCAGATGGCTCCATGACCTGGTCAAGCCCTTGAAGCTCCCATTTCATCTGAAAATAAACCGTTCAAAGAGAACAAAAGAGTGAGGTATTTAGACTTTTTAGTACTTCCTCCATTCAACGAAGATATAAATCTTGGATATTTCAcacaatttaaatataaatttacaattctaaaatatttttttaataccataatttcaaaaattcaaTTTATTTCAACAGTATTGTCTTTAATCAATATGATCAGTAATAAAGGTAAACAAGTATCATAAAACCTTTCTCTTTTTGAAgcaattaaaaatttcaaaacttgTATTTTTGTGGAAAGGAGGGAGTACCATGTTAAGCTCAAGGACTTTGGTTATGTCTAGAGGTACATCAGGCGGGTAATCCTGACCGTTGGATTTGCATCGGATCCGCATGACCACCACTGGCCACGCAGTGAGGAAGAGAAATTTTATTGGCAACATTTGGATTCTCCATTCTTCCTGCACAAGTAAATCATGTCGGTCTTTTCGTTAGAGTAACCAAAGAATGCAACCCCACACTTATAAAAATGGAACATGGATGTTACCTCGTTAAGCCTATAGCTTTTGGGTTTATCAGGAAACATTGCTTTGAAAACCCTCGACTTATCCTCCAAATACTCATCGAACAACGCCTGAAGTTTCAAAGCATTGAAACACAAACGGTTTTACACTGATGCATACATATATAACATTATAGAGATTGAAagtgagaatgagataccagaGGAGACTCGTGCAGTTGAACATCGGTAGTTATTTTAGATGAATATTTGGAGGGTTTTACGGGTGACAACTGACACTTAACTCCCCACCGTATTGTTCTCATCTCCACCGCCACCGACCGGCGTCTTCTGAACATCTTCGGGCATGACAAAACCGTTGAGCTTACAGCCATTTTACCAGTCTTTTTTTTGGTCTTCAAGATTGGATGATATTTGATCTTTCccacttttctctctctctatatttatatatatcttcaGAGGAAAGATTGCGTCTTTGCTTCTCTTTAATACGTTTTGAGacttttgttaaagaaaatagAGACCGAGAGTAACATTCTCACGGTACGCATTTGGAAGATAGTGGATTTCGAGAAATAATTGTTGAAACATTGCTTTTCAACCTCTATAGTAACCGGGTACatattcggtttggtttaattgtttcaggttttgtaaaaaatataagtCCACTTCATTTAGTttactttggtttggtttagttaAGAGGTTACCCATTTATTTTGCCATCTACGTGGTGATAATGTAAAGCCTCGTCTGTCACGCAGTTGTTGATGAGAGTGACACGAGAACATTGAACGTTGAGAAGAATCTGTAGAATAACTTCTACCACACGCTGAGGTTttgactaaaaaaaaaaaattcatttcttTCGAAACCGACAAACTCTCGGACCGAATACTAAGAAACCGATTTACTTTGGCGCCTAGGAATATGGATTACTAACTTGGCTTTTAATGTAAGCAATAAGCAAAGAACTCTTGTTGTTAGTAAATCTTTAACTCTATAATCTTGTTTTTCA
This window encodes:
- the LOC103863894 gene encoding uncharacterized protein LOC103863894 isoform X2; the protein is MAVSSTVLSCPKMFRRRRSVAVEMRTIRWGVKCQLSPVKPSKYSSKITTDVQLHESPLALFDEYLEDKSRVFKAMFPDKPKSYRLNEEEWRIQMLPIKFLFLTAWPVVVMRIRCKSNGQDYPPDVPLDITKVLELNMMKWELQGLDQVMEPSDFTLGVQGALYPDRGGRHTRLKGRLEMNISFVLPTVLMLVPEDVRRNVANAVLNGLVDNMKHKVIESLLADYNRFKNERRTHH